In Runella sp. SP2, the genomic window AACCAATCCGTTTCGGGCTTACGTGGAGCACTATGCCGAAACCATTTATTTGCTCAACACCGACACCGAAGATGCTTATAATGCGTTTCTAACCCACGAAGATGAACGCCTCGACGCCATTGAAGACCTCGACGAACAGTCACCTTACAATCGGTTTTTGCGGGCCGAAATCAAACTACTGTCGGCAGTCGTGCGCATTCGTTTTGGGAATGAGGTAAAAGCGGCTTGGAATGTGATTCAAGCGGCGAAGTTGTTGGAAGAAAACCAAAAATTGTTCCCTCAATTTCTACCAACCTATAAATCGCTGGGCTGCCTACACATCGTCATTGGCTCCGTTCCCGACAACCACCGTTGGGTACTCAAATTGCTGGGTTTAAAGGGTAACATTGCTCAGGGCGTTGCTGAATTGCGCCGAGCTACCAAAGACAAAGAGTGGGGAAACGAAGCGGTACTTACGTCCTTTTTTATTCAAGAATTTGTTTTAAAATTTGACGAACGCGAAAACACCGAACTGCTCAATACAATTGAAAATCAATCGGATAATCTCAGTTTTTATTGGTTAGCCACGGCCATTTCGCTCAAAAGTACCCGCAACGAGCAAGCGTTGAAACTGCTCAAAAAAGCACCGTCTGACCCCGCCTACCCCGCACTTTTCATTTTTACGCTCTACCGCGCCGACGCTCATTTGCTCAAAGGTGACTACATCGAAGCGAGTCGGCTGTATGCGCTTTATATCCGTCAATTCAAAGGTAAATCTTACCTCAAAGAAGCCTATTACAAATTAGCGCTGTGTCAGTGGCTCACAGGCGATTCAACGAAGGCTCAACAATCATTATCGCGAATTCCGTCGGTGGGGGTGGCTTACGCGGAGTCAGACAAAGCCGCCGAGAAGTTCTACGAAAGCTATTCAAAAACGCACCTACTTCCGAACAAAACCCTGCTCAAAATTAAACACGCTTCTGACGGTGGTTACTACGAAAAAGCGGCGGAATTGCTGACTCAACTTACTGAAAAAGACCTAGAAACCCCAAAAGAACGCGCCGAGTATTATTTCCGAGCGGGTAAAGTGTTTCAACGTACGCATCAGGGTGACAAAGCCTTGGCTTCGTTTGAAAAAGCGATTCAGTTGTCGGCCAAAGAAGGCTGGTATTTCGCTCCGAGTGCATCGTTGCAGATTGGTTATTACTACCAAGAAAAAGGGCAACGCCAGCAAGCCAAAGCCTATTTTGAGAAGGCAATTTCCTATAAAAAACACGAATACAAAAACTCCGTTGACAGCAAAGCACGCGCTGCACTCACTGAAATGGGGTTTGATAGCTAACATTTTAACAATTAATAATCAAACACTTATCAACTTTAAACTAGCAAAATTGTATGAAAAAGCTCACGATGTTTACCGCCCTCTTTGGTGCAAGTATTGCCCAAGCTCAAGTCGCTCCTCAACAAGGTCATTGGCGAGGCACTTTTGCCTTTCCCGCAGGACAAGAAGCACCCTTCAATTTTGAATTAAAAGGTCAGACCGCTTACCTCTTGAATGGCTCCGAACGCTTTGAATTAAAAGGAGTGACGCAAAAAGGAGATTCTTTGTTTTTTCCCGTGGAGGTATATGATGCCGTATTGGCCGCCAAAATTGACTCCCCAACGCAGCTTTCAGGCGCTTTTAAACGCAACGTGGCCGATGCAGGCATCCCATTTAAGGCCGATTTTGGCAAGAAATACCGTTTTTTTGAAGTAACCCCCGTTGCCAACGTCAGCCTCAAAGGCAAATGGGACGTGACCATCAGCGACGACAAAGGCAATGGCCGCAACGTGGTTGGGGTGTTTGAACAAGTGGGGAGTAAACTAACTGGGACATTTCTAACTACCACGGGTGACTTTCGCTATTTTGAAGGAACTGTCAAAGGCGAAGAATTTTATCTTTCTGCCTTCAGTGGTTCCAACCCAACGCTCATCAAAGGAAAAATTTCAGGAAACGAATTGACGGGCGAATTTATCGGTTTTCGGGGAAATCAACTCCTCAAAGGAACGCGCAATGAAAAAGCCGCCCTTCCTGATGCCTACCACCTGACCACCCTTAAAGAAGGCGCTTCAACCCTTCATTTTTCCTTTCCTGACGCTTTTACGGGCAAAACGGTGTCACTCAAAGACCCTAAATACCAAGGCAAAGCCGTGATTGTAACGGTCTTGGGAAGCTGGTGCCCCAACTGCGTGGATGAGGCGCAATTTTTGGCACCTTGGTACAAAGCCAACCGCGCAAGGGGCGTTGAAATCATTGGATTATCATTTGAACGCAAAAACGACCCCGCCTTTGCCAAAACACGACTAGAAGCCCTTAAAAATCGGTTTGGCATCGAATATGACTTGCTGTTTGCGGGCGTAGCAGATAAAAAATATGCGTCGTCGGTGCTACCTGAACTGAGCGAAGTGCTCTCGTTTCCTACTACGATTTACATCGACCGCACGGGAAAAGTAACCAAGATTCACACGGGCTATACTGGACCTGCTACGGGCGCATACTACGAAGAATTTGTGAAAGAATTTAACGAGGATGTCAATCAATTGCTTGCTACTGAAGCTCCCAAAATAAACGCAGCCACGGGCGGTAAGTAACGCACAATCACCATGTCAGAAATCAAACACATCGCTCAAATCAACGAATACAAAGTGCGTACTATCGCCTTTTTAGTGTTGGTACTGGCTGTTAGTTATCTCATAACAGGTTGGCTACTTTTGCCCATTTTATTGGTGATTGACTTTGGTTTACGCGCATTCGATGCGGGAAAATACAGTCCGTTAGCTCGGTTAAGCGACATAATTGTCAAGCAATTTTCTTTTCCAACCAAACCCATTTACTTTCCTCCCAAACGTTTTGCAGCGCGGATTGGATTTGCTTTTTCAGTCACAATCACCGTTTTACATTTACTAGGTATTGCCACGATTTGGGTAGCAGGTATTTTAACTTTCTTTGCTGCACTCGAATCTCTGGCGGGAATTTGTGCGGGTTGTTACGTCTATGATTGGCTGTTGCCCGTATGGAGGAAAATAGGATTAGAGTAGCCTACTTTTCTTGCCTGTAATAAAAAATCCCTGAAGCAACGCTTCGGGGATTTTTGCTTTATTCAACCCACCAATTCTATACAATTTTCTGAGCTAGCTTATACACACAATACGGTCTGACTGCCGTCTGACCTTCTAGGCAATCGGTCAGACGGTAGTCAGACCGAGAATTCAGTACATTTTTCTGAGCCAGCTTATACACACGATACGGTCTGACTGCCGTGTGACCTTCTAGGCATCGGTCAGACGATAGTCAGACCGAGAATTCAGTACATTTTTCTGAGCCAGCTTATACACACGATACGGTCTGACTGCCGTCTGACCTTCTAGGCATCGGTCAGACGATAGTCAGACCGAGAATTCAGTACATTTTTCTGAGCCAGCTTATACACACAATACGGTCTGACTGCCGTCTGACTTCTAGGCAATCGGTCAGACGGTAGTCAGACCGAGAATTCAGTACATTTTTCTGAGCTAGTTTGTACACACGATACGGTCTGACTGCCGTCTGACCTTCTAGGCAATCGGTCAGACGGTAGTCAGACCGAGAATTTAGTTCGAGGAATGGCCTTTGGAAAATAAAATTTGGGGTACTCAACTGACTACCCCAAACCGACTCATTTCCCAAATTCCCTTTCACTCTCCCTATACAGGGCTATGAAAAAGGCTCAATAAAAAATCATCCTAAGCTAATTGCTTGACTTATATCCTCTTTGATGTCGTCGATATGTTCGATACCCACCGAAATACGCAACAGATTAGGGTCAACACCCGCCGTGCGCTGCTCATCGGCCGACAACTGCGAATGAGTCGTAGAAGCGGGATGAATAATCAACGTTTTGGCGTCACCTACGTTTGCTAAGTGACTGATTAACTTCAAATTGTTGACAAATTTTTCAGCCTGCTCGCGGCCACCTTTTAATTTGAACGAAAGTACCCCGCCAAATCCTCGCGTAAAGTATTTTTTCGCCAGTTCATGGTAAGGATTTTCCTCCAAACCAAGGTAATTCACACTCTCTACTTGCGGTTGATTTTGAAGCCACTGCGCCAAAGCAAGGGCGTTTTCACCGATACGTTCTACGCGCAATGTCAGCGTTTCGAGCCCCTGAAGTAATAAAAATGAGTTAAACGGCGACTGAGCAGGCCCCCAATCACGTAAACCCTCTACCCGTGCTCGAATGATAAATTGAATGTTGCCGAAGGGGCCTCCAACACCAAAAACGTCGTTGAGTACCAGTCCATGATAACTCGGCGACGGGTCTGTAAACTGCGGATATTTTCCATTTCCCCAATTGTACGTTCCAGCATCAACGATGACCCCTCCCATCGTTGTCCCGTGACCGCCAATCCATTTCGTGGCCGACGATACTACGACGTGTGCTCCGTACTTGATGGGTTGGGCAATCGCTCCACCCGCACCAAACGTATTATCCACAATAATCGGCAGGTCATATTTGTCGGCAAGTTTCGCAAAAGCCTCAAAATCTGGAACATTAAAACCTGGATTTCCGATAGTTTCTAAGTACAAAAACTTGGTTTTTTCATCAATCAACCGCTCGAAAGCATCCACGTTGTCGCCGTCCACAAAACGAGCTTCTACCCCAAGGTTTTTGAAAGAATTTTTAAATTGATTGTACGTCCCACCGTACAAAAACGACGTAGTGACGAAGTTATCGCCAACCGTCGTAATATTATTGATTGCCAAAAACTGCGCTGCATGTCCCGAACCCGTAGCAAGGGCAGCGACTCCCCCCTCTAATGCTGCGATGCGCTTTTCAAACACATCGTGGGTAGGGTTCATAATACGGGTATAAATATTCCCAAACTCTTTGAGTGCAAACAAATTAGCTCCGTGTTCGGCGTTATTAAAAACGTACGAAGTGGTTTGGTAAATAGGCACAGCCCGCGCGTTGGTGGTGGGATCGGCAGTCTGACCTGCGTGTAACTGTAAGGTTTCAAATTTTAGTGACATGACGATATAATACGTTTAAGGGTTCAAAAAATCGTTCATTCAAATCGTTTCGTAAGCGTTTTGGATGGAATGTTCGGCGGTCGTTTTCGTAAATCTCGCTCAAGCTTTGGGTGACATAATCCACTTCGCCAGGCGTATTGTATTTACTAAACGAAAAACGAATATGTTGGGCATCGGGCGCGGCTTGAAGCGCCGTCAACACGTGAGAATCAGTAGCTTGAAGGTTAGAACACGCACTTCCACCCGAGGCAGCAATGCCGTACAAATCCAGGTAACTCAACAAAGACTCTCCTGATTTTAAGGCAGGAAACGCGACATTGAGTAGCGTATAAAGGCTATTTTCGGAAGAAGCACTCTCACCGTTAAACGTACAGCCTATTCCCAAATTTTCGAGTTGTTTAATCAGGCGATTTTTCACAAAACGGATGCTTTTTTCGTGCGCTTCTAAGTCATGGTAAGCTACTTCAAGGGCTTTCCCGATTCCGACGATGGCGGCTACATTTTCCGTTCCCGAACGGAGCGAGCGCTCCTGCCCCCCGCCGTGTAACAACGGTTTTATCTTGCGTTTGGGTGAAACATACACAAAACCCACACCTTTTTGAGCGTGAAACTTGTGCCCCGACCCAACCAAAAAATCAACAGGAAGACGCTGCAAATCAAACGAATACTTACCAATTGTCTGGGTAGTATCTGATAAAAAAAGCGCTCCAGCAGCTTGACACAGACGCCCAATCAGCTCCAAATCATGGAGGTTTCCGATTTCATTATTGCCGTGCATAAGCGCCACCAACGAATGCGGAAGCTCCTTCAATAATTGTTGCAAATGGCCTAAATCTATCTGCCCTTTTTCATCCAGCTCCACGTAATGTAGCTGGATTTTATGCTCTTTTTGCAGCCAACGAAGGGGTTGTAGCACGGCTTTGTGCTCAGTAGGACTGGTGATGACGTGCCGAAGTTCGTAAGCATTCACCGCTGCGGTAATCACCCAATTCAACGCCTCCGTCGCGCCCGATGTAAAATAAATAGCCTCAGAAGGCGTATTGAGTAGCTTCCCAATTTGCGCTCTGCTTGTTTCAATGGCTTCGCGTGCTTGCCGTCCAAATCCATGACTGGAGGATGGGTTACCGTAAAAAGTGGTCAAGTAGGGCATCAACGCCCCTAACACCTCACGGTCGATGGGGGTAGTTGCTGCATTGTCAAGGTATATTTTCATGGTGTCTGATGATTGGAATGTTAGAGTCGGGGTTTTACTTCCGACTCTTTCTCGACGTAGGTTAGGTAAGGAAATTGGTTTGATTAGTTGATGATGATTAGATGAAGTTTTTGAACTAAAAACAAGATAAACAATTGATTTTATGATAGTTAATTCAAGAAATGAAACGTTTTTTGAAATGGAATACTTTTACCTAATCGCTCGTTGTAGAGCATTCCTTTGATGGTACCTGATATGTCGTAGTTAGGGTCATCTAAGCGAACTTTCGTTCTAAATTCCCCCTTTTGAGTAAAATAGGTTGTCTCTGCTCCCTCTACTTCATTTTTTTGCGCAAGGGGTGCTACGGGAACGATGGTGCTCGTAACAGCAAAAGAACCGTTTTCGGCAAACTCAAACTGGGTAGGTTCTACGCCTTTTTTTGCCTTACAATCCGATGAATAAAGCGACCAACCTTTTTCAAGCTGCACCTGAAAAACTAACTCTACTTCTTCGCCCATTTCAAAACTTGATTTGGCAAACTTAAACTGCCACTGTGCCACATTATCGGCATTTTGGGCAAATACCCCCAGCGTTCCTACTAGGAAAACGAGAGCTACTATTGCGATTTTTTTCATAGTTATAATGGTTCAGAAAATACTCCGTCGGGGTAAGCCCCCGACGGTTATTTGAAATAACTAACCCACCTTAAATATACATACAGACTAATTTTTGGGGACTTCCCCCCTTTTATTGTTGGCTTGACGAAGCATTTGCCACTAAATTAACGTCAAGCGTAAAGTCGTTTTCGATGGCCTTATCTCCCAAGTTTTCGAAAAAATTGCTCGACCGATAGCGAATATCAAACTTAGTCCGGTCCACCTTAATCTTGGCCTGGGCAGTGAGGAGCGATTTTTCGGCTTTTACCACGGCAGGAAACCTAACTTCTTGCGTAATGCCCTTGATGGTAAGTTTACCCACGATTTCGTAGTTGTTAGCCCCTTTAGGCGTCACCGAAGAGATCACAAAACTTGCTTTGGGGTATTTTGCCACGGCAAAAAAGTCATCATTTTTAAGGTGCCCCACCAACTTTTCGTTGTACGAAGCATCCGTAATGTCAGTTACGGTTAAGTTTTTAACGTCAATGTCAAAGTTTCCCCCTTTGAGCTTGTTGTCTGCCCACACAAGGCTTCCATTGGTGATGGGAACAAAACCCGTGTGTTCTCCCGTCACTTTCTTGCCCACCCAAACCAATTTACTGTTTCGGGTATCAACAGCATAAGAGCTTTCCTTTTTCGACGGGCGAGCTTGCGAAACGCCTCCAAACAACATAAATGAGGCAACAACAACTGGTACTTTTTTCATGGTGTTTCTTTGTTTAAGTTTAATTAATAATTATTCCTATATACATTATAGATATTTTATGTAAATAAAAGGACGTAATAAATTGATTAACTATTAAAAAAATTTCGATGAATTTTGATGAGCGATACTTTTTCTAAAAAAGCTTCACTTCCAAGTGAAGTGCAAAAGTTAGTATGATTGAATAAATAGCCAAATGGTATATCACTTCGCTCAGTGATTGTGGTTGCAAAGGTGAGAAATAAAAAAACAATTTTCCAACTATTTTTCAAAAAAAATTAAAAAACAAAATTTCAATTAGTCTATTGATTATTAGGAGTTTATGCTTTCATTTTTTAGTCTAACTAAGGCATTTAGGCGCTACTATCCTTCAAAAAGTACTATTTTACTTCTATAATACGCTCAAATCGAGAATAAATAAAACTTTTAGAAGATTTTATGTCAATATATTTTACATATAGACTAATTTATTTACCACAAATAGATAGATTTTAGGGTAAAAATTATAAAAAAAATTACATTTAAAGCTTGTTTATATGAAACAGGCTTTTCAACTTTGTGCCCACAATTAACCAAACGGCAGCTTCTATACCAATGGTAGTAAGCTTCTGACCAAAACCAAACTCGTTTCTTCAATTTACTTTAAAAATATACACTAACGAGTAAACCAATGGTTAGTGATTTATGAGCAAATACAGCTCGTAGGAAATCATTCAAATGAGATAATATAAACAGAATAAGGAAATAAAGAAAAATCTGTAAAAATTTCTATATTTATTCGATAGTTTTTAATCCAAATTAAATATTGTAGTAATCATTTTTAAATTACCTAATAAACAAAACGTGCCAGAGTAGCGGCAACTACCCTGGCACAAGCTAAAACAACAAAGGCTCATTGGCTAAAATGATACCATTTCCTACGCAGGAAGCGGTACAACCATTTGTTTTATTTAACCACTGCAAAGTAATGAAAAAAATTTTATCTCTGTGGGGCTTACTGCTATTTACCTCATGGCTGGCTTCGGCCCAAAATACGCCGACCATCAACGCGACGGTTTCGGGTAAGCTCATCGACCAAAAGACACGGGAGGCATTGGTAGGTGCGTCGGTCGTCATCAAGGGAACCACCAACGGAAGTACCAGCGATGCGGATGGCAAATTTACCCTTCGAACGGGACAAAAATTACCCTTCACGGTCGTCGTCAGTTACATCGGTTATTTGACCAAAGAAATTATTGTCAATTCAGACAAAGTAGTTCTTGAAATTGCGCCCGACACCAAACAACTCTCTGAGGTTGTGGTGGTTGGCTACGGAACGCTTGAGCGAAAAGACCTCATTGGCTCCATTTCAAAAATTGACCCTGCCGAATCAAAAACCATCCAAGCGGGCAGTTTTGACGCCCAGTTGCAAGGAAAAGTATCGGGTGTACAAATCTCCAGCAACACGGGGGTTCCTGGAGAAGCGGTCAACATTCGAGTACGCGGGGCAACTTCCATCAACGCCGACAACGACCCGCTTTACGTCGTGGATGGCGTATTTATCAACAACAAT contains:
- a CDS encoding peroxiredoxin: MKKLTMFTALFGASIAQAQVAPQQGHWRGTFAFPAGQEAPFNFELKGQTAYLLNGSERFELKGVTQKGDSLFFPVEVYDAVLAAKIDSPTQLSGAFKRNVADAGIPFKADFGKKYRFFEVTPVANVSLKGKWDVTISDDKGNGRNVVGVFEQVGSKLTGTFLTTTGDFRYFEGTVKGEEFYLSAFSGSNPTLIKGKISGNELTGEFIGFRGNQLLKGTRNEKAALPDAYHLTTLKEGASTLHFSFPDAFTGKTVSLKDPKYQGKAVIVTVLGSWCPNCVDEAQFLAPWYKANRARGVEIIGLSFERKNDPAFAKTRLEALKNRFGIEYDLLFAGVADKKYASSVLPELSEVLSFPTTIYIDRTGKVTKIHTGYTGPATGAYYEEFVKEFNEDVNQLLATEAPKINAATGGK
- a CDS encoding YceI family protein, which codes for MKKVPVVVASFMLFGGVSQARPSKKESSYAVDTRNSKLVWVGKKVTGEHTGFVPITNGSLVWADNKLKGGNFDIDVKNLTVTDITDASYNEKLVGHLKNDDFFAVAKYPKASFVISSVTPKGANNYEIVGKLTIKGITQEVRFPAVVKAEKSLLTAQAKIKVDRTKFDIRYRSSNFFENLGDKAIENDFTLDVNLVANASSSQQ
- a CDS encoding lipopolysaccharide assembly protein LapB, with the translated sequence MFSIKTYFALFVGYFLVVSLVQAADFDFTPTLQKAHQEVFKLRLESAKKLAASEKSTNPFRAYVEHYAETIYLLNTDTEDAYNAFLTHEDERLDAIEDLDEQSPYNRFLRAEIKLLSAVVRIRFGNEVKAAWNVIQAAKLLEENQKLFPQFLPTYKSLGCLHIVIGSVPDNHRWVLKLLGLKGNIAQGVAELRRATKDKEWGNEAVLTSFFIQEFVLKFDERENTELLNTIENQSDNLSFYWLATAISLKSTRNEQALKLLKKAPSDPAYPALFIFTLYRADAHLLKGDYIEASRLYALYIRQFKGKSYLKEAYYKLALCQWLTGDSTKAQQSLSRIPSVGVAYAESDKAAEKFYESYSKTHLLPNKTLLKIKHASDGGYYEKAAELLTQLTEKDLETPKERAEYYFRAGKVFQRTHQGDKALASFEKAIQLSAKEGWYFAPSASLQIGYYYQEKGQRQQAKAYFEKAISYKKHEYKNSVDSKARAALTEMGFDS
- a CDS encoding O-acetylhomoserine aminocarboxypropyltransferase/cysteine synthase family protein yields the protein MSLKFETLQLHAGQTADPTTNARAVPIYQTTSYVFNNAEHGANLFALKEFGNIYTRIMNPTHDVFEKRIAALEGGVAALATGSGHAAQFLAINNITTVGDNFVTTSFLYGGTYNQFKNSFKNLGVEARFVDGDNVDAFERLIDEKTKFLYLETIGNPGFNVPDFEAFAKLADKYDLPIIVDNTFGAGGAIAQPIKYGAHVVVSSATKWIGGHGTTMGGVIVDAGTYNWGNGKYPQFTDPSPSYHGLVLNDVFGVGGPFGNIQFIIRARVEGLRDWGPAQSPFNSFLLLQGLETLTLRVERIGENALALAQWLQNQPQVESVNYLGLEENPYHELAKKYFTRGFGGVLSFKLKGGREQAEKFVNNLKLISHLANVGDAKTLIIHPASTTHSQLSADEQRTAGVDPNLLRISVGIEHIDDIKEDISQAISLG
- a CDS encoding DUF4395 domain-containing protein produces the protein MSEIKHIAQINEYKVRTIAFLVLVLAVSYLITGWLLLPILLVIDFGLRAFDAGKYSPLARLSDIIVKQFSFPTKPIYFPPKRFAARIGFAFSVTITVLHLLGIATIWVAGILTFFAALESLAGICAGCYVYDWLLPVWRKIGLE
- a CDS encoding protein-disulfide reductase DsbD family protein, coding for MKKIAIVALVFLVGTLGVFAQNADNVAQWQFKFAKSSFEMGEEVELVFQVQLEKGWSLYSSDCKAKKGVEPTQFEFAENGSFAVTSTIVPVAPLAQKNEVEGAETTYFTQKGEFRTKVRLDDPNYDISGTIKGMLYNERLGKSIPFQKTFHFLN
- a CDS encoding cysteine desulfurase family protein, whose protein sequence is MKIYLDNAATTPIDREVLGALMPYLTTFYGNPSSSHGFGRQAREAIETSRAQIGKLLNTPSEAIYFTSGATEALNWVITAAVNAYELRHVITSPTEHKAVLQPLRWLQKEHKIQLHYVELDEKGQIDLGHLQQLLKELPHSLVALMHGNNEIGNLHDLELIGRLCQAAGALFLSDTTQTIGKYSFDLQRLPVDFLVGSGHKFHAQKGVGFVYVSPKRKIKPLLHGGGQERSLRSGTENVAAIVGIGKALEVAYHDLEAHEKSIRFVKNRLIKQLENLGIGCTFNGESASSENSLYTLLNVAFPALKSGESLLSYLDLYGIAASGGSACSNLQATDSHVLTALQAAPDAQHIRFSFSKYNTPGEVDYVTQSLSEIYENDRRTFHPKRLRNDLNERFFEPLNVLYRHVTKI